The sequence tgaaaattgattaaatttaaCCAGAAATTGATGAGATCATGAAATTGAAATAATGGAATGGAAAATTATATAAAGATCTCTGTGATAGATTAATGAGAATGTAAGATTTCTATGATTGCTTTACACATGCTATGATCTTCTAACGTAACAATACTGAAATATGGAATCGTTATTCCGGTGCGTCTGCGGCACTATAACCCTAGCTTATATTTATAGTGAATAGCTTATATTTATAGTGAATATTAGATCCTTTATATTCTATTTGGTCTCTCAATAAATAGAAACTATATCGTATGGTATCTATACttatttctaaaataaatttGATACAGTTTAGCTCAAGCTTTAATTTTGATAGGTTCTTGAACACGAGGGACTACTTCGGGGGGTTCGAGCAGGAGGACATCGACGAGTTGTGTGGCGCGATGGAGACGAACTACAAGTCGTGGGTGTCGGGGTTCGCGCCCCTGGTGGTGGGGGGCGACATGGATTCAGTGGCAGTGCAGGAGTTCAGCCGGACGCTGTTCAGCATGCGGCCGGATATAGCACTGAGCATGTTCAGGATGATATTCACGTTCGACCTGAGGCACTTCCTCGAGCGCGTGACTGTGCCGTGCCACATCATCCAGAGCTCCAAGGACTTGGCCGTGCCGGTCGCAGTGGCTGAGTATCTCCACCAGAACCTCGGCGGGAAGTCCATCGTCGAGGTGGTCCCCACAGAGGGTCATCTGCCGCAGCTCAGCTCGCCGGAGCTCACCATCCCGGTGCTGCTACGCCACATACAGCATGATATTGTAGATGGTGATCATTGATGAGCCGTCGAGAAATAAATGTTCGTGACATTTCATGCTTTGTTTGgtttattttttccattttggccTAATGGTTGGATATTGGATAATTATTGTGGCAACTTTCGTATGAGGAATATCAAGGGAACATTTCTTAAATTCAATACTGTTTTGTTTAGTACAAATTGAGggatggaattttttttttcttagacGTAAAATTCTTAGTACTTCATTTTCACAAGTTGCGTCTATTATTGTGTATGTTATAAGCTGTGAATTAGACCCAAAACCTTGAAATTCACAggctatatatgtatattttttgtgaatatcAACCTTGTAAGATTAAAATTGAACCGTTAGTCCATGAGAAATCGTCCAACAAGACATAATTCCATATCACCGCAGAATCCTCGGATTGTAGAGTTCCATTGTCTGGGATGAATTGAGTTCATCCTCTGAATTCTCATCCAAATGAATATTTCACTGGGTTCAAATTTACAAGACAACGATTGATCGAACTCCCATCGAAAATGATGTCGGGATTTTTTGTTGGAAGTTCGTCGGTAACAAGTGACGGATACATCTTTGTCGGTAAATCTCATATTTTCGTTGGAAAAGATCAGAGAGGGTGAGAGAAACCACGACCATCAATGCAAAAATAGGATCGTGTTTTTTCGACCCTCGAAAATGTCAATTTAAAGAAAAAGGGTAAAAGCTGCTAAATCACTAACTTTGGAGACTTTTCGCTTTTTCCGGTAAATTTTTCAACAAATGTCAATTATCTTACAAACTTTGAGGGTATActgtatgtaattttttttatccgaTTAGAATCTTTGTTTTTTGATGATATTGATTTTACGTGCTTGATCTAAAAACTTACATGGACTTACCTAGAATTAAAGCAAATGGTGCTATTTTTGTATCCGAAAACGACATCATTTTATACTTGAAAACGTTTAAATCAagaattgaatatttataagaTTTTCTTCCTCAATTATCTAGGGTTCGTCTATTATTATTGAAGAATTTTCTCCATACATAAACCTTCGAGGTTGGATTTTCTCCATGATTGACCTTGAAACTTATATAAATCGTTTCTATTCAAGTTTGtactttatttgatttttaaccGACGTTTATTTTGATTTCCCACCATATATGTCGATTTTTACATAACATATGTATATAATGTGGGAATGTTTTCGCCGTCCCATAATCCTAGTTGAGGTAGCAGTGTATGGTCTAGATGAATCATTTTCAAAAGGGTCTCTTTTCCTAATCTTCTTTGGTCTACCATACATTTTCTTTACTAGAGATGGTTGGTATACCGAAGTGTAAGAATATTCATGTCATTATTATACCGAAATTTTACGGTACGGCATCATATCGTACCGAAAGTTACGGTATcctaaagatttgattttttttttcagtacGATAAGTGCGTAATAACAGTGTTTCAGTATTTTTATGTCCAACCTCGTAATTTAAGGCCTCGAGCTATTTCCTAATCATTGGACATAACTTGTCTGTACAAGAACTAATTTCGTCTTACTCACTCTAATGTCTTTCCATCAAAGAGATTCCCATGTCCTCAAGTATATCAATCAAATTTAACTCTAGAACTAGAATTAACAATATAATCATTGAAGCTTTCACAAACATTATTTAACATAGAATCAGAGCATTGCACAAGTACTATTATAAGGTCTTACaaaatttagtttgattcttaTCCATAATGTCGACAAACGCTACGTCATTTTCCTTCTCCATTTCCAAGCATGCCATGTTGTAATCCTATTCCTATACATATGTGCTCCTAACCAGCCTACATAATAGACTATTCAAGACAGATCCTTTGTGGCTCTTCTTCCATTTTGCATAAATGCCCATTGCACAATTTTTATGCTAGGTGGGGCCAATGCTTCACAATTTTCTCAAGACCCTACAGAAATCAAGTGTCAAAAACAAGAATTATATCTACAACTTTTACATTActgttaaaataaaaaaaagtataccATCTGTTTATCActaatatactaataaaaattaTGCCAACTTCTTCACTAAA comes from Salvia splendens isolate huo1 unplaced genomic scaffold, SspV2 ctg883, whole genome shotgun sequence and encodes:
- the LOC121791721 gene encoding probable esterase D14L, whose product is MASSIAEAHNVRVLGGGDTVVVLGHGFGTDQSVWKHLIPHLVDCYKVIVYDHMGSGTTSPDYFDFDRYSTLEGFAYDLLAILEEFGVQKCIYVGHSLSSMAGAVASIFRPDLFHKLIMLSASPRFLNTRDYFGGFEQEDIDELCGAMETNYKSWVSGFAPLVVGGDMDSVAVQEFSRTLFSMRPDIALSMFRMIFTFDLRHFLERVTVPCHIIQSSKDLAVPVAVAEYLHQNLGGKSIVEVVPTEGHLPQLSSPELTIPVLLRHIQHDIVDGDH